GCGTAAGCGCCCCGGTGCATGAGCGTGGGGTGCCAGTGCTCGCTTTTGAAGTATTTCAGGGTATGATCCTCGGTAAGGAAATGTCCCGCCGGGCCGACCCTGCCGATAACCTCCCTTGCAACTGTATCATCATCCACACGGATTCCCCGGAGCACCCTCTTCACCATGCCGATGATTTCATCGGTCATCACCAGCATTTCGAGAGACCCCATCATTGCGCTGTCGAGGAATCCGGGGTCATGAACGAGGTTGAGACCGGAAAGGCCGTTCATGAGGCAGGAAAACGTTGATTCGATGGCGGCCTGTTCGTCCGGAACCTTCGCATCGCTGCACCCTGCTGTACCCCAGGTAGGAAGACCGTAATAATGCGCCATATCGGCATACCCCGCCAGAAGCAGGCTCATTTCCGGGGCGCCGTACGAAATGTTCCCTGTGGCCATGTCCATGATGGTGAGCACGCCGCCGATGACAAAAGGCACGCCTCTCCGGGTGAGCTGCGCCATCACAAGGCCGCTCAGGCACTCGGCGTTCGCCTGGGTAAGAAGCCCCGCCATGGTCGCAGGAGCAGTGGCTCCCGACAGCGGGCACGGGGTGTAGACGATGGGCAGACCAACTTCGGCGGACCAGAGCAGCTTTTCCACCGCTTCCCTGACATGGAACAGCGGGGAAGCCGGCTCCGGGTAGGAGATAATGAACGGTTTTTCGATGAGGGCTTCACGGCTTCCTGCAATTACAGAGGCCATCTCGATGACATCTTTAAGCCCGCGCAGATCGCTCGTGATGAACACAACCGGCTTCACCGTATTGTTCACCGCCGCCTCGAATTCGTGGACATCCGCCGCCTGTGCGGGTACATCCTGCACCGAGCCGAGGGGCATGATCCAGTCGTATCCGGTAAGGCAGTCGCAGACCTTCGCCGCGTCGCGAATATCCTGAACACGGGTGGGCCGCCGCTCGCCGGTAAGAATGTCGCGGAAATTCGGGTTCGTGACCCCTGTGCCGTAATACACTCTCCTGTGTCCCACACGGAGCGGATTCTCGCCTTTCCGGTTATAAAAAAGAAAGCTTTCCGGCGCGGATCGTATAGCTTCCCCGACGATATGCGGAGGTATGCGGACGGTATCCCCCGATACCTTGCACCCGGCGTCGGCAAGCAGGCGCAGACCCTTGTCGCTTGATACCCTGACCCCCGTTTTTTCCAGAACCTCAAGGGTCCCGGCGTGAATCTCTTTTATTTCATCTTCAGTGAGGATGTTGAAACGAACCGACTCGCTCATGGGTGTGTCCCCCGGTTTTCAAATTCATAGCGGTTCGATTGATGGTAAGTTTTCATATTGCATTCATATAAAAGTTATCGCTGAAAAGCGAGAATTTTTCTCAGGTTCGGCTATTACTTGTATTTATCTACAATAGTAACAATCTGATCAAGGGTATTTTTTATCCTCCCAGTAAGTTTGTCCCGTTCTTTTTTCTTTAGCCACCGATTCCTTGCTCCTCCTCTCTCATCATATGGATGGGAACCAGGAAGTTGGTTCCGGCGATTATGGAATTCGCGAAGCTGATCTGCTTCAGCGGGGTATTGTTTGTCGAATGGTGTGCCAATCGCAATCAGGCAACCATATTTAACCATTTTTTTCCCATTGACAAGTTTCGAATGCCCTGGCAGACCTTTTGCTCTAAGGAATAAAAATAATTGACGTATAGTTATGTCATTGAAGCTGTCTTGTAAAGCCAGCCATTCCGAATATGACCCGGGATAACGTGCTTTCGCTTCGATAAGGATTTGCAGCGCATGTTCATACTCGGACCCTAAGAGTAGACGCCAGATCGGAACGTTTGCACATTCGTAAAGAGTGAAAAGGCTCTCTGCAATCCAGTCGGTTTGGATTCTGCGACGTCGACGAATCACTCCAAGGGCGTGGAGCGAGTTTCTACAAATCAAGGGAACATCTTGTTGACGAAGCCCCAGTGAACTAATTGAAATGTTACGCCTTTGTAATTCTCTCGCTCCTGCAAGTTGCTCTTCAATTGTTCCATTAAGCAAGTCTATCACTTGACCACCACAAATAAACTCATTGTCAAGAAAAATAGGAGCAAGCAATGCTCGACTCATAGCTAATTCCGCCGTCAGACGTCTTCCCAATTTTGAGAGTTTTTCTGCTTCGCATCGTATCAAAAAATGCATCACACCCCAGGAGAGAGCTAAACAGCACTTACGCTTCTTTGCGTCCTGACGCGCCAAAGGTAAAGCTTTCTGCAATTCATCCCGCTCCCCTATGCGAGTAATTACATGCCAAAGTTCGCCACGAACGTATGAGTAGGGCAACCCGCTTTCCAAATATTTTAAAATTGCATTGGTGATGCTGCGCCGTCGGTCAAAATTGGCGAAATAGGCGATAAAAGCGTCGATATGCTCCGGATGCCTAGGTAACAGCATCAGCACTGTTTTTAGAAACTTACTGTCAGCAGGTGCTCGGTACATGACATAACGAAACCGTGACTTATCTTTAACCTTTAACGGTTTACCTCCTATTGCAGACTTGAGAATCGTTTGAGCTTCTGATGCATACATTTCTACCTCAAAAGCATTCTTTCCGTCAGATGGTGCGATACTTGGCAAAGCTCCCATTGCGTCTTGAGGTGACTTAAGTTTTCTTAATTCAAATTTCTGACTTTGAGGGATTAGGCCACGATGGCGGCATTGTTGCTCCAACATAATAGCTATCTGGAGTACTTCGTTTTCAGTTTTACCAAAAAGACGGATATCATCAACATACCGTAGATATGTATAACCACCCTTATGTAGCTCAATGTCAATAGGAAGGAAAAACGCTTCGGCAAGGAAATCTGATGCTATTGGACCTTGAGGTATGCCGTGACCAGTCATTGCAGAACTATCGGCTGCTGACCATTTTTGGAACCACTCGCTCACAATATTCCATGTTTCCGGGTGAGGATTACGTGGAGACACAATCCGTATTAAAAGATCGTGGGAAATCGTATCGTAATAAGCCGAAAGGTCGAGATGGGCTGCCCATCGATAACCCTTATTGAAATAT
This Candidatus Latescibacter sp. DNA region includes the following protein-coding sequences:
- a CDS encoding RNA-directed DNA polymerase; the encoded protein is MRWESLVSIKNLKLAWRRINTGRNLQYKRFFRELYLVYESAADENLSDLHKKLIAKVWKPNHSVRIYLPKPSGLQRPISLLGIEDQILLQAIANVFARKLCKKRKRVENKTVFSNKLAQPGDSIFFTERWQITYRAFQEKCVEYFNKGYRWAAHLDLSAYYDTISHDLLIRIVSPRNPHPETWNIVSEWFQKWSAADSSAMTGHGIPQGPIASDFLAEAFFLPIDIELHKGGYTYLRYVDDIRLFGKTENEVLQIAIMLEQQCRHRGLIPQSQKFELRKLKSPQDAMGALPSIAPSDGKNAFEVEMYASEAQTILKSAIGGKPLKVKDKSRFRYVMYRAPADSKFLKTVLMLLPRHPEHIDAFIAYFANFDRRRSITNAILKYLESGLPYSYVRGELWHVITRIGERDELQKALPLARQDAKKRKCCLALSWGVMHFLIRCEAEKLSKLGRRLTAELAMSRALLAPIFLDNEFICGGQVIDLLNGTIEEQLAGARELQRRNISISSLGLRQQDVPLICRNSLHALGVIRRRRRIQTDWIAESLFTLYECANVPIWRLLLGSEYEHALQILIEAKARYPGSYSEWLALQDSFNDITIRQLFLFLRAKGLPGHSKLVNGKKMVKYGCLIAIGTPFDKQYPAEADQLREFHNRRNQLPGSHPYDERGGARNRWLKKKERDKLTGRIKNTLDQIVTIVDKYK
- a CDS encoding trimethylamine methyltransferase family protein, with protein sequence MSESVRFNILTEDEIKEIHAGTLEVLEKTGVRVSSDKGLRLLADAGCKVSGDTVRIPPHIVGEAIRSAPESFLFYNRKGENPLRVGHRRVYYGTGVTNPNFRDILTGERRPTRVQDIRDAAKVCDCLTGYDWIMPLGSVQDVPAQAADVHEFEAAVNNTVKPVVFITSDLRGLKDVIEMASVIAGSREALIEKPFIISYPEPASPLFHVREAVEKLLWSAEVGLPIVYTPCPLSGATAPATMAGLLTQANAECLSGLVMAQLTRRGVPFVIGGVLTIMDMATGNISYGAPEMSLLLAGYADMAHYYGLPTWGTAGCSDAKVPDEQAAIESTFSCLMNGLSGLNLVHDPGFLDSAMMGSLEMLVMTDEIIGMVKRVLRGIRVDDDTVAREVIGRVGPAGHFLTEDHTLKYFKSEHWHPTLMHRGAYAQWVHEGKKSMGDRIREKTLSILKNHTPEPLSDHIRKELRSIVEKSVKERAHVA